The genomic region CGACAGCTTTTTCAAAGGGCAATGACTTATAAGACTTGACACAGGGAAGTTGCATCAATGTTGCTCTGTGATACAGAGGAAGGGGAAACAGTTCGTATCGGCATCAGTAAGCAGTACGAGTCAGATAATAACTGTTAAGCTTGTCTCTGTTTCACatcaggggtttttttttttctcaggcagATGTCACACAAATGTAACCAATAATAGTTTGTTGATTTACCAAATACTGCCTTAATGAAGACCAGAACTTCCTATGTTACTAAGTGGCAGGGCAGGTAGGCCTTTATAGGCCAGATAGTCAAATGTTTTAGAAAAGTTGCTTATTTGACTCTTCTGTGTTCTTTGAGAGTGATATTGAGCAACAGGAACCTTCTAGAGTGACCTGTGTCGGTAAGGTTCCTGAATGATAAGTATGTGAGTATCACTCATGTTCGGAAGGAGGCAAATGATAGTCTGCCACATTAGACCACAATTTATCTACACCGCTGTGGTTCTATACCAGTGAAACGTATTTTGCTTATTCACTTGGCTAATTTAAACTCAAATGCAAAAGTGCAAATATATATTGCAGTATTACATAAGCAGTGTTATGATTGGTGTTTTCAATTGTACCCTACTGAAGAGGTTTAACAAAAGAAAATCTATAATAATTTaaactttagcaaaaaaaaaaaaaaggacaaagccTACTAAATGTCACAGATGATGATGATATGACAATCTCACAGTAAATGCTAATCAATGGAATTTCATTTTGCATGATATCCACCAAAATTGACTCTATTCATTGTGTGAGGTGGAAATGCAAAGCACTTTTTTTCTGATTGTATCTGTCATTAGCCTTATTAACATAATGTCCACAAAGGTGTATAAGTGTACTgacatttgtttaaatgtttatatgattATAAAGTgctaaaacagaaatataaacacCATAAACACTTAAGAGGACAGTTCCCTAAAATAATTAGAATAATTAttgataaaatacatttttagtggCAAGATTCCTAAATTTTCCCTATATATCTTCTCTTAGGCTGCATTGCTAAAACCTTATTGTACTTTtcgttatcatttatttattcacagtcactttggataaaataatcTACTACATTAAGAACTATAAATGAAAAGAATCATGGTTTAAATAGCTgtattttttagcttttttttgtttacctaaccaaaataacccaactgcaggTTGATTGAGATTAAtaggaatgcacaatgaaaaaacatgatttttattaaaaaatggagTTTGCAAATGAACTCTTCGTATACAAATGACGCTTATTAATAATACTATCAACCCAACAATACTGTTTTCAAACCGCTGTGGTATTGTCTGCGGATCTGTTTTTACAAAATGCATTGACATTATTGAGTAACACAGTAAAAGTAAAGTGTGAAGTAGACTAACCAGTGGAGTAGAGTATTTTCATGTGCAAATAATCTCTGTAAACTCATTTCATTATTAATACATATAATCTCTTATTCTATGAGGTAAACTGTTTCCCAGGACAAGCCACTTATTTCTCCCTTCTATAAGCCAGATATGTATGCAGGATCCATCTAATTCAGTATAACTATGTTGAGTTGTATACAATGTATTAACAAGCAGATAAAGTGGAATGTCACTGTAGTAAgtcattttcttattttagttatgcattcttatttttatacatatatattttatgttattattaatatattgttgTGTATCCTGTGGTGTTCCTGTAAATAGTattgcaaaatataataaaattgaatAGAAAATGTAGGCACGTTGATTTACTTGTATGACCATGAAGCAGCATGGCTAAACAGTAAAACTGGCCAAATAGAATTTGTACAGACTAGAGACAAGATCTTAAATGGATCagttaagacattttaagacacTATCATGGGGTGTGTATCTGTTACATTGTTAAAATCTCTATATAGCATGTTGCTATCTGTTAATTAACTGGAATTGTTTGCTTTGGCTAGTCACTTTATATCTATCAAGTAACAGCATTACTCTATGTCACAGCTAATGGCAAATTACACAATCTTAGTGCTTGACAGAGGAACTCCAGTCTTAAGTTATTAAAGAAATCTATGAAATCTTACCTGAGCTCTGTTTTTTCCACTGTGACCAGGCACCGGGATAAAACCAGTCAGACTGAGTTCAGGCTATAAAACTGGACAGTGAATGTGATCAACAGTGGACAAGACTCCACCCAGCCACAGGACTCTTGTTACTCAGTTCCCCTTTTGCTTCCTGCTCATTTTCATACTGTCGCTCATGCAGGGCTACTGCTAATAGTTTCTTGCAATCTGATAATACTCACATACACTGCATGAAACTGACCGGTATGCTCCTTTGATAAACTGTTTGAGAAGGCTGAATGTGGTTGATTCAAATAATTCATTCCAAAGCCTGCTTGACTCCTTTGATATGACCATTACAGATGGTTTCTCAGTTGTTATAGCACCATATAAACCTACAAAATGATACATAAAATGTGTATAGTTTGGATGTGATCTGTGTTGTTACCAATAAGTTCAGTTAATTTACCTTGTCAAAGGGTTGATTTTAGTGAACACCATATTCATGCTGTCATGTCAATAActacataaaatatgtaaaatgatGCTGCAATTCAATCATAAAAACCACCAGATGCTGCAATTCATACATGTGTGGATGAAGAGAATGAACCCACTGACCCACTATGAAAATGAGTCATGTGCCTCCAAAACACATGGTGGCGCTATTACAATGTACTCATGAACTATAGCAAtgacttttatttgtaaaaagttacattttgtgTATATTCATATTTGTTATGTTTATGAAGAAACTCGTTTTTTTTAAGTCATTGGGCTATTTATAGAAATGTTATGATTACATGTTTTGTACTGTATGATTTTGTATCACAATTAACATGCCGTTTCCAACACGATacaaaatttattataatttgacATTTACTGGTACAAAAAAATCTTGTTGTTGGTCAACTTTTGGTTTAGGCCAATCTGAAAAGAGTTGTAAGAACAGGAGAAAGAGACTAAAGAGATATATGAAATAAAGCTTCACCAGCATATTGATTCATATATTGAACATAAAGTGCCCATCGCTTTATAGTAATGcaaaaaagtaacactgaagcttACAGAAACACTTTTATTGATTTTAGATATTCATTACAGAACAAGACAAATGATCTGTAAAATCCCTGAGGGTCTTTATGTAtgttaaaataagaatttaattGGCAATGAAacctttaaacacattttaagtcTTCACTGTGAAGTGGAACAGATTATCCATGAATGTGATAAGGTTTTGTAGTACAGTACATCTGTAGAAAATTGAAAACATAGGTAAAACAGGTGCGTATAAAGTATAAACTCAACATTTCTTAGAGTTAAAGTGCTTTGTGAATGTTTTATGCACAGTAAAATGATACATTACTACAACTGAATTTTGATTCCTTAATGTGCACTTTTTAAATAGATTCTAAAGCAATATTCAAAAGGGGGAAACATCAGGAAGTTTAACTCGATTGCATTAGTGCAATGATACATTTCCCATTTCTTTGGAAAGTTTTGCTTTCCAagtcatgtcacagggtgtcatGAGGATTGCTTTTGATAGGGGTGACAGTGAGAAGTGTTGTGCCTGTGGGATTGACTTGGACCATCACCTCTGAAATGAGATTCTGGACACCTATTTCCCGGTACACAGGCAGGATCTGTGTTACGTTGCACTTCGGATCACAGAGCTGCCAACTAGGCAGCGTCGCTAAGGAAATGATGAATCTGCGTGGACCGCCAATCTCCTGTCTATTCATCACTGCCACGGCCAGCCTGTTGCCTGACAAGGGTCGCTCCCACACCTCAAAACTGTCACCCTGTGAACAAGATAAATGTATTCCAGCTCGCTGACAGATACCGTAATGAAACAAAGGATAGGTTAAGACCGTCATTTGACACTAAAGTGGGCTAAGATACTTTACTTTTAATGTAAGATGGCCCTGCTTGCCCAGAGGGTCCTGGCTGATGGCAATGATCTGTTTGTTCTGCAGAAGTTCTTTGGCTTTGGGACAAATGTTTCGCAGGTCGTTGGACATCAGAAGTGGGGCAGCCATGATAGCCCACAAGGCCATCTGAGTCTGCTGCTGATCGTGGCTCAGGCCGAAGTTCCCTATGACCAGCTTGAGACATCATAACCACAAATAAGATATGATCATAATTTCACATTAAGCTTATTTTAAATGACCCAGCGTGAACTTGTGATTTCAGAGTAAAATAATCAGATGAGATGTTTCATACCATATCAgggtcattccatccacctggtCCTGCCACAGGGACCAAGATCTTCTGCTGATCAGCTGTCCAGTCCAAGATGCTCTTCACACTGGTCCACTGGTCATAAACATCTCCATAGTTACGCCAGTGGTTACAGGTCTTGCTAATTGCCTCATAGTCAGGCTGGAATATAAGATACACAGAACTATTTTTAACTGAGCAATATTTAAGAAGATTTGATAAAGAATTCGATTTCAAAGTATAGTACACCCAaacatgaacattctgtcattatttactcacacttaTGTCATTTAAAAACCGTTTGACTTTCTGTCTTCTGCTGAACACCAAAAAAGATATTTCGAAGAATGTTGGTCACTAAACAACAGCAGTTCccaatgactttcattgtattgacCAAACTACAATGCAGGTTATTGTcaggttacaaacattcttcaaaatatatttgttgtCTTTAAGTGTCAATGTTTTGATGCAGAGTATTATTAACAGAAACggaaaaaaggaaatgaaaagaaaggagaagaaaaagacaaaataaatgacaaaaactaaatatcttcttttcagcagaaaaaagtcatacagattttgaCAAACATTAGGCTGAgtaaacaatactttttttttcatttttagatgaactatccctttaagatagcaatgaaataaaagtgaaaaataactTGCTGcacctttaattaaaaaaatctccaTGTGTCTCACCTGTTGGTGTTGCCACTCATATAATGGCCATTCACAGGAGTAAACAATACTTCTGCCTGTCTGGTTTAGAGCTCTCG from Carassius carassius chromosome 29, fCarCar2.1, whole genome shotgun sequence harbors:
- the gla gene encoding alpha-galactosidase A, coding for MSVLNIVLIGLASLLVPAPALDNGLALTPTMGWLHWERFMCNTDCDADPQNCIREELFMEMADVMVKEGWKDAGYEFVCIDDCWPSHERDAQGRLQADPKRFPSGIKKLADYVHAKGLKLGIYADVGTKTCAGYPGTLGYYDIDAKTFADWGVDLLKFDGCFMPDWHQLGEGYMNMSRALNQTGRSIVYSCEWPLYEWQHQQPDYEAISKTCNHWRNYGDVYDQWTSVKSILDWTADQQKILVPVAGPGGWNDPDMLVIGNFGLSHDQQQTQMALWAIMAAPLLMSNDLRNICPKAKELLQNKQIIAISQDPLGKQGHLTLKGDSFEVWERPLSGNRLAVAVMNRQEIGGPRRFIISLATLPSWQLCDPKCNVTQILPVYREIGVQNLISEVMVQVNPTGTTLLTVTPIKSNPHDTL